In Cupriavidus taiwanensis, the following are encoded in one genomic region:
- a CDS encoding VOC family protein: MAVQLNHTIVFSHDKQVSADFLCEVLGRPPAEPFGPFLGVALDNGVTLDFMDAQGDIAMQHYAFLVSDAEFDHGFARVRAHQLTYWADPYRRRPGEVNTDDGGRRIYFEDPSKHFLEIFTRG; encoded by the coding sequence ATGGCCGTCCAGCTCAACCACACCATCGTCTTCTCTCACGACAAGCAGGTGTCCGCGGACTTCCTGTGCGAGGTCCTGGGCCGCCCGCCCGCCGAGCCGTTCGGGCCCTTCCTCGGCGTAGCGCTCGACAACGGCGTCACCCTCGACTTCATGGACGCGCAAGGCGATATCGCCATGCAGCACTACGCCTTCCTGGTCAGCGACGCCGAGTTCGACCACGGCTTTGCGCGCGTCCGCGCACACCAGCTCACTTACTGGGCCGACCCGTACCGGCGCCGCCCCGGCGAGGTCAATACCGATGACGGCGGCCGGCGCATCTATTTCGAGGATCCCAGCAAGCACTTCCTGGAGATCTTTACCAGGGGCTGA
- a CDS encoding TetR/AcrR family transcriptional regulator has product MEDNAATRRIPSGARAEQRIRDILRVSREVFAELGYEKTTTTEIAQRLGVSEATVFTYFHSKRKLCVRVIEDWYDEIIGAIERGMPREQSIKAQLAFYVKTHLQLFLIQGTGLCALVLSEGRAKGPDLGQEFVPLQRRYTAPLMDLLARGREHGEIRADLPLSLLRSAILGPMEHILWHAIAREREVDIDKTAADMVALLWPALQPANLELEALRAFHGEVGAALRKLDRA; this is encoded by the coding sequence ATGGAAGACAACGCCGCCACCCGCCGGATCCCGTCCGGCGCCCGGGCGGAACAACGCATCCGCGACATCCTGCGCGTCAGCCGCGAGGTGTTCGCCGAACTGGGCTACGAAAAGACCACCACCACCGAGATCGCGCAGCGCCTGGGCGTGTCCGAGGCCACGGTGTTCACCTACTTCCACAGCAAGCGCAAGCTGTGCGTGCGGGTGATCGAGGACTGGTACGACGAAATCATCGGCGCCATCGAGCGCGGCATGCCGCGCGAGCAGAGCATCAAGGCGCAGCTGGCGTTCTACGTAAAGACGCACCTGCAGCTGTTCCTGATCCAGGGCACCGGGCTGTGCGCGCTGGTGCTGTCGGAAGGACGGGCCAAGGGGCCGGACCTGGGGCAGGAGTTCGTGCCGCTGCAGCGCCGCTATACGGCGCCGCTGATGGACCTGCTGGCGCGCGGCCGCGAACATGGCGAGATTCGCGCCGACCTGCCGCTGAGCCTGTTGCGCTCCGCCATCCTGGGGCCGATGGAGCATATCCTGTGGCACGCCATCGCGCGCGAGCGCGAGGTCGATATCGACAAGACCGCCGCGGACATGGTGGCCCTGCTGTGGCCCGCGCTGCAGCCGGCGAATCTCGAGCTGGAGGCGCTGCGCGCCTTCCATGGCGAAGTCGGCGCGGCGCTGCGCAAGCTGGACCGCGCCTGA
- a CDS encoding AMP-binding protein: MTMQGEPLPTILPIDGLSHVRGDTSIALSEQTVSALLAQTVAAFPEREAVVFREQGVRWNWREFAEAIDALAAGLHALGLARGDRVGIWAPNRVEWLVTQFATARLGLVLVNINPAYRLAELEYALNKVGVKAIVAAEAFKTSRYLEMLQALAPELATSAAGALQAARLPSLRWVIRMGEGETPGMIRYADVMARGAGVARAQLDRITAQLDRHDPINVQFTSGTTGAPKGATLTHRNIVNNARFIAMAMRFSEQDKLCIPVPFYHCFGMVLSVLACVSTGAAMVFPGEAFEPEATMRAVSEERCTALHGVPTMFIAQLDHPRFADYDFSSLRTGIMAGSPCPIETMKRVVAQMHMSEVTIAYGMTETSPVSFQSSTTDPLDKRTTTVGRVQPHLEVKIVDASGATVPVGEKGELCTRGYSVMLGYWDDEARTAEAIRDGWMHTGDLATIDEEGYCNIVGRVKDMLIRGGENIYPREIEEFLFRHPKVQAVQVFGVPDPKYGEEVCAWIVLKPGERATEDEIRAFCRDQIAHYKIPRYIRFVEEMPLTVTGKVQKFVMRDQMVRELKLDESRTA, from the coding sequence ATGACGATGCAGGGCGAGCCGCTTCCCACCATTCTGCCGATCGACGGGCTGTCGCATGTCCGCGGCGACACCAGCATTGCGCTGTCCGAGCAGACCGTATCGGCGCTGCTGGCGCAGACCGTGGCAGCGTTCCCGGAACGCGAGGCGGTGGTGTTTCGCGAGCAGGGCGTGCGCTGGAACTGGCGCGAGTTTGCCGAAGCCATCGATGCGCTGGCGGCCGGGCTGCACGCGCTCGGCCTGGCGCGGGGCGATCGCGTCGGCATCTGGGCGCCGAACCGCGTGGAGTGGCTGGTGACGCAGTTCGCCACTGCCCGGCTGGGCCTGGTGCTGGTCAACATCAATCCGGCGTACCGGCTGGCGGAGCTGGAATACGCGCTGAACAAGGTCGGCGTCAAGGCCATCGTCGCCGCCGAGGCCTTCAAGACCTCGCGCTACCTCGAAATGCTGCAGGCGCTGGCGCCTGAGCTGGCCACCAGCGCAGCGGGCGCGCTGCAGGCCGCGCGGCTGCCGTCGCTGCGCTGGGTGATCCGCATGGGCGAGGGCGAGACTCCCGGCATGATCCGCTACGCGGACGTGATGGCGCGCGGCGCCGGCGTGGCGCGCGCGCAGCTCGACCGCATCACGGCGCAGCTGGACCGCCATGACCCGATCAACGTGCAGTTCACCAGCGGCACCACCGGTGCGCCCAAGGGCGCCACGCTGACGCATCGCAATATCGTCAACAACGCGCGCTTTATCGCCATGGCGATGCGCTTCTCGGAGCAGGACAAGCTCTGCATTCCGGTGCCGTTCTATCACTGCTTCGGCATGGTGCTGTCGGTGCTGGCGTGCGTGTCGACCGGCGCGGCGATGGTGTTCCCGGGCGAGGCCTTCGAGCCCGAGGCCACCATGCGCGCGGTCAGCGAAGAGCGCTGCACCGCGCTGCATGGCGTGCCGACCATGTTTATCGCGCAGCTGGACCATCCGCGCTTTGCCGACTACGACTTCTCTTCGCTGCGCACCGGCATCATGGCCGGTTCGCCGTGCCCGATCGAAACCATGAAGCGCGTGGTGGCGCAGATGCATATGTCCGAGGTGACGATCGCCTACGGCATGACCGAGACCAGCCCGGTGTCGTTCCAGAGCAGCACCACCGATCCGCTCGACAAGCGCACCACCACCGTCGGCCGGGTCCAGCCGCACCTGGAAGTCAAGATCGTCGATGCCAGCGGCGCCACCGTGCCGGTGGGCGAGAAAGGCGAACTGTGCACGCGCGGCTATTCGGTGATGCTCGGCTACTGGGACGACGAGGCCCGCACCGCCGAAGCCATCCGCGACGGCTGGATGCACACCGGCGACCTCGCCACCATCGATGAAGAGGGCTACTGCAATATCGTCGGCCGCGTGAAGGACATGCTGATCCGCGGCGGCGAGAACATCTACCCGCGCGAGATCGAAGAGTTCCTGTTCCGCCATCCGAAGGTGCAGGCGGTGCAGGTGTTCGGCGTGCCCGACCCGAAGTATGGCGAGGAGGTGTGCGCGTGGATCGTGCTCAAGCCGGGCGAGCGCGCCACGGAAGACGAGATCCGCGCGTTCTGCCGCGACCAGATCGCGCATTACAAGATTCCGCGCTATATCCGCTTTGTCGAAGAGATGCCCCTGACCGTGACCGGCA